Proteins co-encoded in one Sebastes umbrosus isolate fSebUmb1 chromosome 20, fSebUmb1.pri, whole genome shotgun sequence genomic window:
- the mrtfba gene encoding myocardin-related transcription factor B isoform X1 codes for MELQASHGQLGAEGDCEMSSLLLPSPQSEAVTHEMEELSLQPLPPLNERKNGQDSQSQTMACMEVETPSDCTRFRAVLQLRLQQRRTREQLVDQGIMPPLKSPAAFHGQIRSLERARTENFLKHKIRSRPERAELVRMHILQETGAEPSLQATQMRLKRARLADNLNEMIAQRPGPLELVEKNILPVDSSVKQAIIVGQVNYPKVLDEDSSDAPSPDQPASQESQSSVPSPAPESKVPETPPPAPTPAPAPAPAPAPTLAPPIPTTVLQPFPVATQATTDFMKMISTIEQPASRPAVTPVQPVTTVAPSKPGPTLVKQSQQRSPSEKSRSKKGKEPKSRVKKLKYHQYVPPDQKLEASEEPMDSSYARLLQQQQLFLQLQILSQQQQHYNYQTILPAPLKPVAEGQSGSAGSLPTSIMVSLPSAPPPPPVTPAPARPNNSLSNRKPGVLPANLEEMKVAELKLELKLRGLPVSGTKTDLIERLKPFQDNHCTSAPTTVPAPATTTTFSSMAMDATPAIVLPVQQVAPENTNPTPPVSPIPADRSTFQQDVGMSEALFEMQMVSSGWAGLTSFQVPEEKDRRLHEKERQIVELMKKLEQEQKLVEELKMQLEVEKRGQGGCTADSTSGSPKLISVPAMNPVPTVLNSNVVKMEGTVLSNCSSTTATIPNSILGSQALSPLPTVVKLEDVTVSSGKPLQLQTQTQMITQIQSQAQSQITNNPQLLSQSQRSPKLQTQPQSQPAAPSLQQFFISHSGGVSQVLGQPQTLLTTTGQGGRILLPVSLPNNATAIQLPSTTVSLQPVLQATGSNPGLVQASVSQLRTTQMEMPPSQQLTNHNTLQTLTMCNNATGLENQTRPEMNPQCFLRSSPDNRVSPRASPNHISNGPLNKPSSPQPTFILQPTSLVSQPPKTREPPRYEDAIKQSRNLHVNNVSQVPTATSQQMDDLFDILIESGEITPFIQQDPHMSLNKTLPVTANISTLPVNTVLCRPPPQIQLAPPPTLNAIISPGLHSLSSLATDNQLEAFLEGTLAETAPASDPRTRGLIEELQAQLMEQQPYSPMDTSDLSFCDSSSPSSLNMGLSDPGLDNMEWLDLTMPPGPAGALTPLGIPSDFLDTQDLQLHWD; via the exons ATGGAGCTCCAGGCGTCTCACGGGCAGCTAGGGGCTGAGGGGGATTGCGAGATGTCGAGCCTGCTGCTGCCCAGTCCTCAGAGCGAGGCAGTGACCCACGAGATGGAGGAGCTGTCGCTGCAGCCGCTACCTCCGCTCAATGAACGCAAAAACG GCCAGGACTCTCAGTCTCAGACAATGGCCTGTATGGAGGTAGAGACCCCCAGTGACTGCACTAGGTTCAGAGCAG tCCTGCAGTTGAGGCTTCAGCAAAGGCGAACCCGGGAGCAGCTGGTGGACCAGGGCATCATGCCAC CTCTGAAGAGCCCGGCAGCTTTCCATGGGCAGATTCGCAGCTtggagagagccagg ACTGAGAATTTCCTCAAGCACAAGATCCGCAGTCGTccagagagagcagagctggTCAGGATGCACATCCTGCAAG AGACTGGTGCAGAACCCTCACTACAGGCCACCCAGATGAGACTGAAGAGGGCTCGGCTGGCCGACAACCTGAACGAGATGATCGCCCAGAGACCCGGCCCCCTGGAGCTGGTGGAGAAAAACATCCTGCCCGTGGATTCCAGCGTTAAACAGGCCATCATCG TAGGTCAGGTGAACTATCCCAAAGTGTTGGATGAAGACAGCAGCGATGCCCCGTCCCCAGATCAGCCGGCCAGCCAGGAGTCTCAGAGTTCTGTCCCCTCTCCCGCCCCGGAGAGCAAAGTGCCAGAGACGCCCCCTCCAGCACCAACACCGGCACCAGCACcggcaccagcaccagcaccaacaCTAGCTCCACCAATACCCACCACCGTGCTGCAG CCCTTCCCAGTTGCCACACAAGCAACAACAGACTTTATGAAAATGATCTCAACCATTGAGCAGCCTGCTAGCCGCCCAGCTGTCACTCCTGTACAGCCAGTCACCACAGTTGCTCCTTCAAAACCGGGACCAACGCTGGTGAAG CAAAGCCAGCAGAGGTCGCCCTCAGAGAAGAGCCGCAGTAAGAAGGGCAAAGAGCCCAAGTCCAGGGTAAAAAAGCTCAAGTACCACCAGTATGTTCCCCCAGACCAGAAGCTGGAGGCCAGTGAAGAACCCATGGACTCCTCTTACGCCCGACtgctgcagcaacagcagctatTCCTCCAGCTGCAGATCCTGAGCCAGCAACAGCAGCACTACAACTACCAGACTATATTACCAGCACCACTGAA GCCTGTGGCCGAGGGTCAGAGCGGCAGCGCCGGCAGCCTGCCAACCTCCATCATGGTGTCTTTGCCCtctgctcctccacctccccccgTGACTCCGGCTCCGGCTCGTCCAAACAACTCGCTCTCGAACCGCAAACCAGGAGTCCTGCCTGCCAACCTGGAGGAGATGAAG GTGGCTGAGCTAAAACTGGAGCTGAAGCTGCGTGGCCTCCCCGTGTCAGGAACAAAAACTGATCTGATAGAAAGACTGAAACCTTTCCAAGACAACCACTGCACCTCTGCTCCTACCACCGTTCCTGCCcctgccaccaccaccaccttctCCTCCATGGCCATGGACGCCACCCCGGCTATAGTCCTtccagtccagcaggtggcTCCAGAGAACACGAACCCCACACCGCCGGTCTCACCCATTCCCGCTGATCGCTCCACCTTTCAGCAGGACGTAGGCATGTCTGAGGCTCTTTTCGAAATGCAAATGGTGAGTTCTGGCTGGGCAGGTCTCACGTCTTTCCAAGTCCCGGAGGAAAAGGACAGGCGGCTCCATGAGAAGGAGCGGCAGATAGTGGAGTTGATgaagaagctggagcaggagcagAAGTtggtggaggagctgaagatGCAGCTGGAGGTGGAGAAGAGAGGCCAGGGTGGCTGCACCGCTGACTCTACCTCTGGTTCTCCCAAACTCATTTCTGTACCCGCAATGAACCCTGTTCCTACTGTCCTGAACTCAAATGTAGTAAAAATGGAAGGTACAGTCCTGTCAAACTGTTCATCCACTACCGCTACAATCCCCAACTCTATCCTGGGCTCCCAggctctctcccccctcccaaCAGTGGTCAAGTTGGAGGATGTGACTGTTTCTTCTGGCAAGCCTCTCCAGCTCCAGACCCAAACCCAGATGATCACCCAGATCCAGTCCCAAGCTCAGTCCCAAATAACCAACAACCCACAGCTACTCTCGCAGTCACAGAGAAGTCCCAAACTGCAGACCCAGCCCCAGTCTCAACCTGCAGCCCCCAGCCTGCAGCAGTTCTTCATCAGCCACTCAGGTGGGGTGTCCCAGGTGCTGGGTCAGCCTCAGACCTTGTTAACCACGACTGGCCAGGGTGGGAGGATCCTCCTCCCAGTCTCGCTACCTAACAACGCTACTGCAATCCAGCTGCCAAGCACCACCGTCAGCCTGCAG CCTGTTCTTCAGGCCACGGGCTCAAATCCAGGCCTGGTGCAGGCCTCAGTTTCTCAGCTGCGAACCACTCAGATGGAGATGCCACCTAGCCAGCAGTTAACCAACCACAACACACTACAG ACTCTGACTATGTGCAATAACGCTACTGGTTTGGAGAACCAAACTAGGCCTGAGATGAATCCCCAGTGTTTCCTGAGGAGCTCCCCAGACAACAGGGTCTCTCCACGTGCTTCACCCAACCACATCTCCAACGGACCCCTCAATAAG CCTTCTTCTCCCCAGCCTACCTTCATCCTTCAGCCCACCTCCCTTGTTTCTCAGCCTCCCAAGACAAGAGAGCCTCCCCGCTATGAGGACGCCATCAAACAGAGCCGCAACCTGCACGTCAACAACGTTTCACAG GTTCCCACGGCAACCAGCCAGCAAATGGATGACTTGTTCGACATCCTTATAGAGAGCGGAG AAATCACACCATTTATCCAGCAGGACCCTCACATGTCTCTAAATAAGACCCTCCCAGTCACGGCAAACATCTCCACCCTGCCGGTCAACACTGTGCTCTGCAGGCCGCCTCCACAGATCCAGTTGGCTCCTCCGCCCACCCTGAACGCCATCATCAGCCCCGGCCTGCACAGCCTTTCCTCGCTCGCCACGGACAATCAGCTGGAGGCCTTCCTGGAGGGCACACTGGCTGAAACGGCGCCGGCGTCAGACCCACGCACACGGGGCCTGATAGAGGAGCTGCAGGCCCAGCTGATGGAACAGCAACCCTACTCGCCCATGGACACATCAGACCTATCCTTCTGCGACTCTTCCTCGCCGTCCTCGCTCAACATGGGCCTGTCTGACCCGGGCCTGGACAATATGGAGTGGCTGGACCTCACCATGCCACCAGGTCCTGCCGGGGCACTCACACCACTGGGGATCCCATCGGACTTCCTGGATACACAAGACCTGCAGCTGCACTGGGACTGA
- the mrtfba gene encoding myocardin-related transcription factor B isoform X3: MELQASHGQLGAEGDCEMSSLLLPSPQSEAVTHEMEELSLQPLPPLNERKNVLQLRLQQRRTREQLVDQGIMPPLKSPAAFHGQIRSLERARTENFLKHKIRSRPERAELVRMHILQETGAEPSLQATQMRLKRARLADNLNEMIAQRPGPLELVEKNILPVDSSVKQAIIVGQVNYPKVLDEDSSDAPSPDQPASQESQSSVPSPAPESKVPETPPPAPTPAPAPAPAPAPTLAPPIPTTVLQPFPVATQATTDFMKMISTIEQPASRPAVTPVQPVTTVAPSKPGPTLVKQSQQRSPSEKSRSKKGKEPKSRVKKLKYHQYVPPDQKLEASEEPMDSSYARLLQQQQLFLQLQILSQQQQHYNYQTILPAPLKPVAEGQSGSAGSLPTSIMVSLPSAPPPPPVTPAPARPNNSLSNRKPGVLPANLEEMKVAELKLELKLRGLPVSGTKTDLIERLKPFQDNHCTSAPTTVPAPATTTTFSSMAMDATPAIVLPVQQVAPENTNPTPPVSPIPADRSTFQQDVGMSEALFEMQMVSSGWAGLTSFQVPEEKDRRLHEKERQIVELMKKLEQEQKLVEELKMQLEVEKRGQGGCTADSTSGSPKLISVPAMNPVPTVLNSNVVKMEGTVLSNCSSTTATIPNSILGSQALSPLPTVVKLEDVTVSSGKPLQLQTQTQMITQIQSQAQSQITNNPQLLSQSQRSPKLQTQPQSQPAAPSLQQFFISHSGGVSQVLGQPQTLLTTTGQGGRILLPVSLPNNATAIQLPSTTVSLQPVLQATGSNPGLVQASVSQLRTTQMEMPPSQQLTNHNTLQTLTMCNNATGLENQTRPEMNPQCFLRSSPDNRVSPRASPNHISNGPLNKPSSPQPTFILQPTSLVSQPPKTREPPRYEDAIKQSRNLHVNNVSQVPTATSQQMDDLFDILIESGEITPFIQQDPHMSLNKTLPVTANISTLPVNTVLCRPPPQIQLAPPPTLNAIISPGLHSLSSLATDNQLEAFLEGTLAETAPASDPRTRGLIEELQAQLMEQQPYSPMDTSDLSFCDSSSPSSLNMGLSDPGLDNMEWLDLTMPPGPAGALTPLGIPSDFLDTQDLQLHWD; the protein is encoded by the exons ATGGAGCTCCAGGCGTCTCACGGGCAGCTAGGGGCTGAGGGGGATTGCGAGATGTCGAGCCTGCTGCTGCCCAGTCCTCAGAGCGAGGCAGTGACCCACGAGATGGAGGAGCTGTCGCTGCAGCCGCTACCTCCGCTCAATGAACGCAAAAACG tCCTGCAGTTGAGGCTTCAGCAAAGGCGAACCCGGGAGCAGCTGGTGGACCAGGGCATCATGCCAC CTCTGAAGAGCCCGGCAGCTTTCCATGGGCAGATTCGCAGCTtggagagagccagg ACTGAGAATTTCCTCAAGCACAAGATCCGCAGTCGTccagagagagcagagctggTCAGGATGCACATCCTGCAAG AGACTGGTGCAGAACCCTCACTACAGGCCACCCAGATGAGACTGAAGAGGGCTCGGCTGGCCGACAACCTGAACGAGATGATCGCCCAGAGACCCGGCCCCCTGGAGCTGGTGGAGAAAAACATCCTGCCCGTGGATTCCAGCGTTAAACAGGCCATCATCG TAGGTCAGGTGAACTATCCCAAAGTGTTGGATGAAGACAGCAGCGATGCCCCGTCCCCAGATCAGCCGGCCAGCCAGGAGTCTCAGAGTTCTGTCCCCTCTCCCGCCCCGGAGAGCAAAGTGCCAGAGACGCCCCCTCCAGCACCAACACCGGCACCAGCACcggcaccagcaccagcaccaacaCTAGCTCCACCAATACCCACCACCGTGCTGCAG CCCTTCCCAGTTGCCACACAAGCAACAACAGACTTTATGAAAATGATCTCAACCATTGAGCAGCCTGCTAGCCGCCCAGCTGTCACTCCTGTACAGCCAGTCACCACAGTTGCTCCTTCAAAACCGGGACCAACGCTGGTGAAG CAAAGCCAGCAGAGGTCGCCCTCAGAGAAGAGCCGCAGTAAGAAGGGCAAAGAGCCCAAGTCCAGGGTAAAAAAGCTCAAGTACCACCAGTATGTTCCCCCAGACCAGAAGCTGGAGGCCAGTGAAGAACCCATGGACTCCTCTTACGCCCGACtgctgcagcaacagcagctatTCCTCCAGCTGCAGATCCTGAGCCAGCAACAGCAGCACTACAACTACCAGACTATATTACCAGCACCACTGAA GCCTGTGGCCGAGGGTCAGAGCGGCAGCGCCGGCAGCCTGCCAACCTCCATCATGGTGTCTTTGCCCtctgctcctccacctccccccgTGACTCCGGCTCCGGCTCGTCCAAACAACTCGCTCTCGAACCGCAAACCAGGAGTCCTGCCTGCCAACCTGGAGGAGATGAAG GTGGCTGAGCTAAAACTGGAGCTGAAGCTGCGTGGCCTCCCCGTGTCAGGAACAAAAACTGATCTGATAGAAAGACTGAAACCTTTCCAAGACAACCACTGCACCTCTGCTCCTACCACCGTTCCTGCCcctgccaccaccaccaccttctCCTCCATGGCCATGGACGCCACCCCGGCTATAGTCCTtccagtccagcaggtggcTCCAGAGAACACGAACCCCACACCGCCGGTCTCACCCATTCCCGCTGATCGCTCCACCTTTCAGCAGGACGTAGGCATGTCTGAGGCTCTTTTCGAAATGCAAATGGTGAGTTCTGGCTGGGCAGGTCTCACGTCTTTCCAAGTCCCGGAGGAAAAGGACAGGCGGCTCCATGAGAAGGAGCGGCAGATAGTGGAGTTGATgaagaagctggagcaggagcagAAGTtggtggaggagctgaagatGCAGCTGGAGGTGGAGAAGAGAGGCCAGGGTGGCTGCACCGCTGACTCTACCTCTGGTTCTCCCAAACTCATTTCTGTACCCGCAATGAACCCTGTTCCTACTGTCCTGAACTCAAATGTAGTAAAAATGGAAGGTACAGTCCTGTCAAACTGTTCATCCACTACCGCTACAATCCCCAACTCTATCCTGGGCTCCCAggctctctcccccctcccaaCAGTGGTCAAGTTGGAGGATGTGACTGTTTCTTCTGGCAAGCCTCTCCAGCTCCAGACCCAAACCCAGATGATCACCCAGATCCAGTCCCAAGCTCAGTCCCAAATAACCAACAACCCACAGCTACTCTCGCAGTCACAGAGAAGTCCCAAACTGCAGACCCAGCCCCAGTCTCAACCTGCAGCCCCCAGCCTGCAGCAGTTCTTCATCAGCCACTCAGGTGGGGTGTCCCAGGTGCTGGGTCAGCCTCAGACCTTGTTAACCACGACTGGCCAGGGTGGGAGGATCCTCCTCCCAGTCTCGCTACCTAACAACGCTACTGCAATCCAGCTGCCAAGCACCACCGTCAGCCTGCAG CCTGTTCTTCAGGCCACGGGCTCAAATCCAGGCCTGGTGCAGGCCTCAGTTTCTCAGCTGCGAACCACTCAGATGGAGATGCCACCTAGCCAGCAGTTAACCAACCACAACACACTACAG ACTCTGACTATGTGCAATAACGCTACTGGTTTGGAGAACCAAACTAGGCCTGAGATGAATCCCCAGTGTTTCCTGAGGAGCTCCCCAGACAACAGGGTCTCTCCACGTGCTTCACCCAACCACATCTCCAACGGACCCCTCAATAAG CCTTCTTCTCCCCAGCCTACCTTCATCCTTCAGCCCACCTCCCTTGTTTCTCAGCCTCCCAAGACAAGAGAGCCTCCCCGCTATGAGGACGCCATCAAACAGAGCCGCAACCTGCACGTCAACAACGTTTCACAG GTTCCCACGGCAACCAGCCAGCAAATGGATGACTTGTTCGACATCCTTATAGAGAGCGGAG AAATCACACCATTTATCCAGCAGGACCCTCACATGTCTCTAAATAAGACCCTCCCAGTCACGGCAAACATCTCCACCCTGCCGGTCAACACTGTGCTCTGCAGGCCGCCTCCACAGATCCAGTTGGCTCCTCCGCCCACCCTGAACGCCATCATCAGCCCCGGCCTGCACAGCCTTTCCTCGCTCGCCACGGACAATCAGCTGGAGGCCTTCCTGGAGGGCACACTGGCTGAAACGGCGCCGGCGTCAGACCCACGCACACGGGGCCTGATAGAGGAGCTGCAGGCCCAGCTGATGGAACAGCAACCCTACTCGCCCATGGACACATCAGACCTATCCTTCTGCGACTCTTCCTCGCCGTCCTCGCTCAACATGGGCCTGTCTGACCCGGGCCTGGACAATATGGAGTGGCTGGACCTCACCATGCCACCAGGTCCTGCCGGGGCACTCACACCACTGGGGATCCCATCGGACTTCCTGGATACACAAGACCTGCAGCTGCACTGGGACTGA
- the mrtfba gene encoding myocardin-related transcription factor B isoform X2 has protein sequence MELQASHGQLGAEGDCEMSSLLLPSPQSEAVTHEMEELSLQPLPPLNERKNGQDSQSQTMACMEVETPSDCTRFRAVLQLRLQQRRTREQLVDQGIMPPLKSPAAFHGQIRSLERARTENFLKHKIRSRPERAELVRMHILQETGAEPSLQATQMRLKRARLADNLNEMIAQRPGPLELVEKNILPVDSSVKQAIIGQVNYPKVLDEDSSDAPSPDQPASQESQSSVPSPAPESKVPETPPPAPTPAPAPAPAPAPTLAPPIPTTVLQPFPVATQATTDFMKMISTIEQPASRPAVTPVQPVTTVAPSKPGPTLVKQSQQRSPSEKSRSKKGKEPKSRVKKLKYHQYVPPDQKLEASEEPMDSSYARLLQQQQLFLQLQILSQQQQHYNYQTILPAPLKPVAEGQSGSAGSLPTSIMVSLPSAPPPPPVTPAPARPNNSLSNRKPGVLPANLEEMKVAELKLELKLRGLPVSGTKTDLIERLKPFQDNHCTSAPTTVPAPATTTTFSSMAMDATPAIVLPVQQVAPENTNPTPPVSPIPADRSTFQQDVGMSEALFEMQMVSSGWAGLTSFQVPEEKDRRLHEKERQIVELMKKLEQEQKLVEELKMQLEVEKRGQGGCTADSTSGSPKLISVPAMNPVPTVLNSNVVKMEGTVLSNCSSTTATIPNSILGSQALSPLPTVVKLEDVTVSSGKPLQLQTQTQMITQIQSQAQSQITNNPQLLSQSQRSPKLQTQPQSQPAAPSLQQFFISHSGGVSQVLGQPQTLLTTTGQGGRILLPVSLPNNATAIQLPSTTVSLQPVLQATGSNPGLVQASVSQLRTTQMEMPPSQQLTNHNTLQTLTMCNNATGLENQTRPEMNPQCFLRSSPDNRVSPRASPNHISNGPLNKPSSPQPTFILQPTSLVSQPPKTREPPRYEDAIKQSRNLHVNNVSQVPTATSQQMDDLFDILIESGEITPFIQQDPHMSLNKTLPVTANISTLPVNTVLCRPPPQIQLAPPPTLNAIISPGLHSLSSLATDNQLEAFLEGTLAETAPASDPRTRGLIEELQAQLMEQQPYSPMDTSDLSFCDSSSPSSLNMGLSDPGLDNMEWLDLTMPPGPAGALTPLGIPSDFLDTQDLQLHWD, from the exons ATGGAGCTCCAGGCGTCTCACGGGCAGCTAGGGGCTGAGGGGGATTGCGAGATGTCGAGCCTGCTGCTGCCCAGTCCTCAGAGCGAGGCAGTGACCCACGAGATGGAGGAGCTGTCGCTGCAGCCGCTACCTCCGCTCAATGAACGCAAAAACG GCCAGGACTCTCAGTCTCAGACAATGGCCTGTATGGAGGTAGAGACCCCCAGTGACTGCACTAGGTTCAGAGCAG tCCTGCAGTTGAGGCTTCAGCAAAGGCGAACCCGGGAGCAGCTGGTGGACCAGGGCATCATGCCAC CTCTGAAGAGCCCGGCAGCTTTCCATGGGCAGATTCGCAGCTtggagagagccagg ACTGAGAATTTCCTCAAGCACAAGATCCGCAGTCGTccagagagagcagagctggTCAGGATGCACATCCTGCAAG AGACTGGTGCAGAACCCTCACTACAGGCCACCCAGATGAGACTGAAGAGGGCTCGGCTGGCCGACAACCTGAACGAGATGATCGCCCAGAGACCCGGCCCCCTGGAGCTGGTGGAGAAAAACATCCTGCCCGTGGATTCCAGCGTTAAACAGGCCATCATCG GTCAGGTGAACTATCCCAAAGTGTTGGATGAAGACAGCAGCGATGCCCCGTCCCCAGATCAGCCGGCCAGCCAGGAGTCTCAGAGTTCTGTCCCCTCTCCCGCCCCGGAGAGCAAAGTGCCAGAGACGCCCCCTCCAGCACCAACACCGGCACCAGCACcggcaccagcaccagcaccaacaCTAGCTCCACCAATACCCACCACCGTGCTGCAG CCCTTCCCAGTTGCCACACAAGCAACAACAGACTTTATGAAAATGATCTCAACCATTGAGCAGCCTGCTAGCCGCCCAGCTGTCACTCCTGTACAGCCAGTCACCACAGTTGCTCCTTCAAAACCGGGACCAACGCTGGTGAAG CAAAGCCAGCAGAGGTCGCCCTCAGAGAAGAGCCGCAGTAAGAAGGGCAAAGAGCCCAAGTCCAGGGTAAAAAAGCTCAAGTACCACCAGTATGTTCCCCCAGACCAGAAGCTGGAGGCCAGTGAAGAACCCATGGACTCCTCTTACGCCCGACtgctgcagcaacagcagctatTCCTCCAGCTGCAGATCCTGAGCCAGCAACAGCAGCACTACAACTACCAGACTATATTACCAGCACCACTGAA GCCTGTGGCCGAGGGTCAGAGCGGCAGCGCCGGCAGCCTGCCAACCTCCATCATGGTGTCTTTGCCCtctgctcctccacctccccccgTGACTCCGGCTCCGGCTCGTCCAAACAACTCGCTCTCGAACCGCAAACCAGGAGTCCTGCCTGCCAACCTGGAGGAGATGAAG GTGGCTGAGCTAAAACTGGAGCTGAAGCTGCGTGGCCTCCCCGTGTCAGGAACAAAAACTGATCTGATAGAAAGACTGAAACCTTTCCAAGACAACCACTGCACCTCTGCTCCTACCACCGTTCCTGCCcctgccaccaccaccaccttctCCTCCATGGCCATGGACGCCACCCCGGCTATAGTCCTtccagtccagcaggtggcTCCAGAGAACACGAACCCCACACCGCCGGTCTCACCCATTCCCGCTGATCGCTCCACCTTTCAGCAGGACGTAGGCATGTCTGAGGCTCTTTTCGAAATGCAAATGGTGAGTTCTGGCTGGGCAGGTCTCACGTCTTTCCAAGTCCCGGAGGAAAAGGACAGGCGGCTCCATGAGAAGGAGCGGCAGATAGTGGAGTTGATgaagaagctggagcaggagcagAAGTtggtggaggagctgaagatGCAGCTGGAGGTGGAGAAGAGAGGCCAGGGTGGCTGCACCGCTGACTCTACCTCTGGTTCTCCCAAACTCATTTCTGTACCCGCAATGAACCCTGTTCCTACTGTCCTGAACTCAAATGTAGTAAAAATGGAAGGTACAGTCCTGTCAAACTGTTCATCCACTACCGCTACAATCCCCAACTCTATCCTGGGCTCCCAggctctctcccccctcccaaCAGTGGTCAAGTTGGAGGATGTGACTGTTTCTTCTGGCAAGCCTCTCCAGCTCCAGACCCAAACCCAGATGATCACCCAGATCCAGTCCCAAGCTCAGTCCCAAATAACCAACAACCCACAGCTACTCTCGCAGTCACAGAGAAGTCCCAAACTGCAGACCCAGCCCCAGTCTCAACCTGCAGCCCCCAGCCTGCAGCAGTTCTTCATCAGCCACTCAGGTGGGGTGTCCCAGGTGCTGGGTCAGCCTCAGACCTTGTTAACCACGACTGGCCAGGGTGGGAGGATCCTCCTCCCAGTCTCGCTACCTAACAACGCTACTGCAATCCAGCTGCCAAGCACCACCGTCAGCCTGCAG CCTGTTCTTCAGGCCACGGGCTCAAATCCAGGCCTGGTGCAGGCCTCAGTTTCTCAGCTGCGAACCACTCAGATGGAGATGCCACCTAGCCAGCAGTTAACCAACCACAACACACTACAG ACTCTGACTATGTGCAATAACGCTACTGGTTTGGAGAACCAAACTAGGCCTGAGATGAATCCCCAGTGTTTCCTGAGGAGCTCCCCAGACAACAGGGTCTCTCCACGTGCTTCACCCAACCACATCTCCAACGGACCCCTCAATAAG CCTTCTTCTCCCCAGCCTACCTTCATCCTTCAGCCCACCTCCCTTGTTTCTCAGCCTCCCAAGACAAGAGAGCCTCCCCGCTATGAGGACGCCATCAAACAGAGCCGCAACCTGCACGTCAACAACGTTTCACAG GTTCCCACGGCAACCAGCCAGCAAATGGATGACTTGTTCGACATCCTTATAGAGAGCGGAG AAATCACACCATTTATCCAGCAGGACCCTCACATGTCTCTAAATAAGACCCTCCCAGTCACGGCAAACATCTCCACCCTGCCGGTCAACACTGTGCTCTGCAGGCCGCCTCCACAGATCCAGTTGGCTCCTCCGCCCACCCTGAACGCCATCATCAGCCCCGGCCTGCACAGCCTTTCCTCGCTCGCCACGGACAATCAGCTGGAGGCCTTCCTGGAGGGCACACTGGCTGAAACGGCGCCGGCGTCAGACCCACGCACACGGGGCCTGATAGAGGAGCTGCAGGCCCAGCTGATGGAACAGCAACCCTACTCGCCCATGGACACATCAGACCTATCCTTCTGCGACTCTTCCTCGCCGTCCTCGCTCAACATGGGCCTGTCTGACCCGGGCCTGGACAATATGGAGTGGCTGGACCTCACCATGCCACCAGGTCCTGCCGGGGCACTCACACCACTGGGGATCCCATCGGACTTCCTGGATACACAAGACCTGCAGCTGCACTGGGACTGA